One segment of Arcanobacterium phocae DNA contains the following:
- a CDS encoding aminotransferase-like domain-containing protein, translating into MWAHIYSNRALNTKQSETRSLFAVANRPEVVSLAGGMPNIAGLPLDFLADMTARLVRERGTELLQYGGGQGELELREQIVHLLEQEGVQATPDQITVTTGSQAALDIVTQVLVNPGDTIVAEAPSYVGALGVFAAHEANVVHVAMDENGLIPEELENTLTRLENEGRPVKFIYTVPNFHNPGGVCLAIERRPRIVEIARQHKVIILEDNPYGMLGFDDQTNRALYNWNPDGVIYLGSFSKIFAPGYRVGWALASKELTARLVLANENAVLSPTRVGQLSIAEYLRTYDWLGQIKDYRAMYCERRNAMNAALKEYLPHCDWTVPGGGFYMWVKLPEGINARHMLPRAVDNGVAYVSGTAFYADGQGSDHVRLSFCYPTPEQIREGVKRLAKTIDEEFGQL; encoded by the coding sequence ATGTGGGCACATATTTATTCAAACCGTGCACTTAATACAAAGCAGTCCGAGACTCGCTCTCTTTTTGCAGTAGCGAATCGACCAGAAGTAGTGTCGCTTGCAGGCGGAATGCCTAATATCGCGGGATTGCCGTTGGATTTTCTTGCAGACATGACTGCACGTCTTGTTCGGGAACGTGGCACAGAACTTCTCCAATATGGTGGCGGTCAAGGCGAGCTCGAACTCCGTGAACAAATAGTTCACTTGTTAGAGCAGGAGGGTGTACAAGCAACGCCTGATCAAATTACTGTTACCACCGGCTCCCAAGCAGCACTCGATATCGTGACACAGGTACTCGTAAATCCAGGCGATACAATTGTTGCTGAGGCTCCTTCGTACGTAGGTGCTCTCGGTGTTTTCGCCGCCCACGAAGCAAACGTTGTCCACGTTGCAATGGATGAAAACGGTCTCATTCCAGAAGAATTAGAGAACACGCTTACTCGCCTCGAAAATGAAGGACGCCCGGTAAAGTTCATTTATACAGTCCCCAACTTCCACAACCCCGGCGGCGTGTGCCTTGCTATTGAGCGTCGTCCACGAATTGTTGAAATTGCTCGGCAACATAAGGTCATCATCCTTGAAGATAATCCATATGGCATGCTTGGGTTCGACGATCAAACCAATCGTGCACTCTACAATTGGAACCCCGATGGTGTTATTTACTTGGGTTCATTCTCTAAGATATTTGCTCCTGGGTACCGCGTTGGATGGGCTCTTGCTAGCAAAGAATTAACAGCACGCCTTGTGCTTGCTAATGAAAATGCCGTGTTATCCCCAACTCGCGTAGGTCAGCTTTCCATCGCCGAGTATTTACGCACATATGACTGGTTGGGCCAGATCAAAGACTATCGAGCAATGTACTGCGAACGCCGAAATGCAATGAATGCTGCTCTTAAGGAATATTTACCCCACTGTGACTGGACTGTTCCCGGTGGTGGATTCTATATGTGGGTTAAGCTTCCTGAAGGAATTAATGCTCGCCATATGCTTCCTCGAGCTGTTGATAACGGAGTAGCGTACGTTTCTGGAACTGCTTTCTATGCTGACGGTCAAGGTTCTGATCATGTTCGTCTATCTTTCTGCTATCCAACTCCAGAACAAATTCGAGAAGGAGTTAAGCGTCTTGCCAAAACTATTGACGAAGAATTTGGTCAACTGTAA
- a CDS encoding thioredoxin family protein — translation MDEYQSTVVLRYFHAPWSLPCVQMNRIFSEVAVDCARYIQKNLPESLGTSFEKDIVNIDDDPDLMATHGIDHVPTIQLSIQGYDVLTLTGARPKLALRSEIFSALNTHDLSSRAQRSNHGS, via the coding sequence ATGGACGAGTATCAATCGACGGTTGTCTTGCGCTACTTTCATGCACCTTGGTCTTTACCTTGCGTGCAAATGAATCGAATTTTTAGCGAAGTCGCCGTCGATTGTGCTCGATACATTCAGAAAAACTTGCCTGAGTCACTAGGAACATCCTTCGAGAAAGATATCGTCAATATCGACGACGATCCTGATCTGATGGCGACTCACGGCATTGATCATGTTCCTACAATTCAATTATCAATACAAGGCTACGATGTTCTTACTCTTACCGGAGCAAGACCAAAACTGGCCTTGCGCAGTGAAATTTTTTCTGCGCTTAACACGCACGACTTATCTTCTCGTGCACAAAGGAGTAACCATGGCAGTTGA
- the trxB gene encoding thioredoxin-disulfide reductase: protein MSTIHDVIVVGSGPAGWTAATYTGRAGLSPIVLAGTLEAGGALMTTTEVENFPGWPEPILGPELMMRMQEQAEKFGAEVRYEDAISFDFSSDIKTVTTDSAVYQAKTVILALGSEYRKLGLEGESTYAGKGVSYCATCDGFFFKGKEIAVVGGGDSAVTEAIFLSRFGSTVHLIHRRDELRASKVMAQRVADIPNITVHWNSKVSEINGSAGLESLTLEDTVTGDTSELPVSGLFVAIGHKPRTAVLEQQVKLDEHGYIIVDSPSAKTSIPGVFACGDVVDATYQQAVTAAGTGCVAALDAEAYLIQLEANNA from the coding sequence ATGAGCACTATTCATGACGTTATTGTTGTCGGTTCGGGACCGGCAGGCTGGACAGCTGCCACGTATACCGGCCGCGCTGGATTATCGCCAATTGTGCTTGCTGGCACACTTGAAGCTGGTGGCGCCCTGATGACCACCACTGAGGTCGAAAACTTCCCTGGCTGGCCAGAGCCTATTCTGGGTCCTGAACTCATGATGCGTATGCAGGAGCAAGCGGAGAAGTTCGGAGCCGAGGTTCGCTATGAAGACGCAATCTCATTTGACTTCTCTTCCGACATTAAAACGGTAACCACAGATAGCGCTGTTTACCAAGCAAAAACTGTCATACTTGCTCTTGGTTCGGAATATCGTAAGCTCGGTCTTGAGGGCGAATCTACTTACGCCGGTAAAGGTGTTTCCTATTGTGCAACCTGTGACGGTTTCTTCTTTAAAGGGAAAGAAATCGCAGTAGTTGGTGGTGGAGACTCGGCAGTAACTGAGGCTATCTTCTTGTCACGCTTTGGATCAACTGTACATCTCATTCATCGTCGTGATGAACTCCGCGCCTCGAAAGTTATGGCACAGCGAGTCGCAGATATTCCAAACATTACAGTCCACTGGAACTCAAAAGTTTCCGAGATTAATGGATCAGCTGGTTTGGAGTCCCTCACGTTGGAAGATACCGTCACTGGCGATACCTCAGAGTTGCCTGTATCTGGTCTGTTTGTAGCAATTGGACACAAGCCACGTACTGCCGTGCTCGAACAACAGGTCAAGCTTGATGAACACGGATATATTATTGTTGATTCGCCATCCGCTAAGACATCTATTCCCGGAGTTTTTGCTTGTGGTGATGTTGTTGACGCCACCTACCAGCAGGCCGTTACTGCCGCTGGTACTGGCTGTGTAGCTGCACTTGATGCTGAAGCTTATCTCATCCAGCTGGAGGCTAATAACGCATAA
- a CDS encoding protein kinase family protein, whose protein sequence is MSTSYAFAGQRIADRFELMYPASAHSDTPNASVWIARDTARSVQLRAIIIDPQFDGAEAVLDAARRTSVLHTTDDASATMVSTIAVVGRGGDYAIFTEIPPGRNLSSFLAGNSIDPNLVRSVIGEVSSAVNSARHQGIRHLALTADDVFITDAGNIVIDGYGIKAALHGVPIDLDTAELDRRDSNSIINLLAGTLTGKNVSRETTGEIDQDLVREAATLPNLPAEIETFLNGVTDGKSPNSPSGLLLQLVPWTDIDVQLLSSYAPSLPDPTSTDFSDLGTPESQGAFSDVSFPKVFNDGASVAVDVPDDADAADGDTPNTDMNTEAEANEPVVDEPVAGELTIIGNEPAQTPEEAIQKVDELLGVDESTDVPVIEEWPTIGQLEAVADSEAQDEPESENNTFLGNELESIDEATPDRELIPVVTIENDKDGVTTGVDSASDSHATSKTSVVTEKISALSSSLRNTAAQIRESASKVAERQTTKKESPDRSNSLNSSHFVIVFLIVIVAIAAIFGFAGLFRPLHDINLQDPQSKALQTDSENAEDQKSDATQKVQPKPEIDSAELVDPDSSKYFSQEETPNFPDRVSQAIDSNPATSWESWYFNDPKMGNISGIGIHVSLKQETRVSQLTLAIAGTGGNVQIKTGNNPAGGELLYEGAVDESTTINFEQQPITKDLLIWFTELPVDHKNTNRISLAEISVG, encoded by the coding sequence GTGAGTACATCCTACGCCTTCGCCGGTCAGCGCATTGCAGATCGTTTCGAATTGATGTATCCGGCCTCAGCGCACTCTGATACACCGAATGCCTCGGTATGGATTGCTCGAGATACGGCACGCTCAGTCCAACTCCGCGCCATCATAATTGATCCACAGTTTGATGGGGCTGAGGCGGTTTTAGACGCAGCGCGCCGAACCTCAGTGCTTCATACAACAGACGACGCTTCTGCCACAATGGTATCCACTATCGCTGTTGTGGGCCGCGGCGGTGATTACGCTATTTTCACCGAGATTCCACCGGGGCGAAATCTCTCTTCTTTCTTAGCTGGAAACAGCATCGATCCAAACCTTGTTCGGTCAGTGATTGGCGAAGTATCCTCCGCAGTCAATTCTGCCCGCCATCAAGGCATTCGACACCTTGCGCTCACCGCTGATGACGTTTTCATTACCGACGCTGGAAACATTGTTATTGATGGCTATGGAATTAAAGCGGCGTTGCATGGTGTTCCGATAGATTTGGATACTGCCGAGCTAGATCGCCGCGATTCCAACTCCATAATCAACTTGCTGGCTGGAACGCTCACTGGCAAAAATGTTTCACGTGAAACAACAGGTGAGATTGACCAAGATCTTGTGCGCGAAGCTGCTACCCTACCTAACCTTCCAGCAGAGATTGAAACCTTCCTTAATGGAGTTACTGACGGCAAATCTCCAAATTCGCCAAGCGGGCTCTTGCTCCAGCTTGTTCCGTGGACAGACATCGATGTACAGCTTCTCTCAAGTTATGCCCCTTCACTTCCCGACCCTACTTCCACCGACTTCTCTGATCTAGGCACGCCCGAATCTCAAGGTGCTTTTTCCGACGTCTCCTTCCCTAAGGTTTTTAACGACGGCGCATCTGTTGCCGTCGATGTACCTGACGACGCCGACGCTGCTGATGGTGATACACCTAACACGGACATGAATACTGAAGCTGAGGCGAATGAACCAGTAGTAGATGAACCGGTAGCAGGTGAGTTGACTATCATCGGCAACGAACCGGCACAAACCCCAGAAGAAGCTATACAGAAAGTCGATGAACTACTCGGAGTTGATGAATCGACTGATGTCCCAGTCATCGAAGAATGGCCAACAATCGGCCAGTTGGAAGCCGTTGCCGATTCCGAGGCGCAAGACGAACCAGAATCGGAAAACAATACGTTCCTAGGAAATGAGCTGGAATCAATAGATGAAGCTACGCCAGATAGAGAACTAATCCCAGTAGTAACTATAGAAAACGATAAGGATGGAGTTACTACTGGTGTTGACTCAGCATCAGACTCGCACGCCACATCGAAAACAAGTGTTGTTACCGAGAAGATTTCGGCACTGTCCAGTTCTCTTCGTAACACAGCGGCTCAGATCCGTGAATCTGCTAGTAAAGTAGCTGAGAGGCAGACAACGAAGAAGGAATCACCAGATAGAAGCAACTCCCTCAATTCATCTCATTTCGTTATTGTATTCCTTATCGTAATCGTTGCTATTGCTGCTATCTTTGGTTTCGCTGGATTATTCCGACCATTGCATGACATTAATCTACAGGACCCACAAAGCAAGGCACTTCAAACAGATTCTGAGAACGCTGAAGATCAGAAATCAGATGCTACACAGAAAGTACAACCGAAACCGGAAATTGATTCTGCCGAGTTGGTTGATCCTGATTCTTCTAAATACTTTTCACAAGAAGAAACACCTAACTTTCCTGATCGCGTCTCACAAGCCATCGATTCTAACCCAGCTACCTCGTGGGAATCTTGGTATTTTAATGACCCAAAAATGGGTAATATTTCAGGCATAGGTATTCATGTTTCATTAAAGCAAGAAACACGCGTGTCCCAACTGACTCTTGCGATTGCGGGCACTGGTGGAAACGTACAGATAAAAACCGGGAATAATCCTGCCGGAGGAGAGCTTCTTTATGAAGGAGCTGTTGATGAATCAACAACCATCAACTTCGAGCAACAACCTATAACCAAAGATTTGCTCATTTGGTTTACAGAATTGCCGGTTGATCACAAGAACACCAACCGTATTTCCCTCGCTGAGATTTCAGTGGGATAA
- a CDS encoding DUF6049 family protein: MKKGILTAVLAALSLATTPVASWASTPHAPLTVTADAAPSIAITSVGEATLAPEKDLTLEVTITNPTSRPLSISALNLRAQVWPASNMSQITAWMNGDLFGYQLRRVKADLDISAGQSTVQKITVPRKDINWKNTAQFWGPRGIAVDAVVSQDLVLTDYSYLVVTPDSEIPQSNITTVVPVVDDALVTPQTPYELVQAALNPPETTNKPADADKLSGWDIPGVTLLADPALTRPATLKNVEYHALPANDADLAALVHANATDRLHQFITSDNDVYVPAGNTDMATLRAVRAAGMTSAIISDSQIPQTGPVTYTEHAHTTIDIDGTPMTVLTANSALSHAVTGTLADGDTNLALDQLDRRQVSLAMSAVLYRQQPSNQRDVVVVADRATAAQTDTEAIRETLTSLAQAPWNHASSINQILRTPEEHYEAEALPETVTNPGEFGAQQLAVFDKATAHARQVKSLFEESSAVDQLFKAHSDAFFSTHWRTHPDQRDSFVARLGNIDKAALKVETSSTINLISESSALPIHVSNAYDYPVTITVKLDVPDTRLHALNPTTTTIPAKGTESVLLPVEAWGSGDLDVKVLLTSDDGTPVGNPATVPVRVRANWENMGTIVIAGSIGVLFLIGVFKSIRNGRRSKPVDAQVAIRALHQRARTATSSPDSDQKLSEDSE; encoded by the coding sequence ATGAAAAAGGGAATACTCACCGCCGTTCTGGCAGCTCTGTCATTAGCGACCACTCCAGTAGCAAGCTGGGCCAGCACCCCACATGCTCCACTAACCGTCACCGCGGATGCCGCCCCGAGCATTGCGATCACGTCCGTAGGTGAAGCTACCTTGGCTCCCGAAAAAGACCTGACGTTAGAGGTGACCATTACTAACCCCACATCGCGACCGTTGTCTATCTCCGCACTCAACCTTCGCGCCCAAGTGTGGCCAGCATCCAATATGTCACAGATAACTGCGTGGATGAACGGCGATCTATTCGGGTACCAGTTACGGCGAGTCAAAGCCGATTTAGATATTTCGGCAGGACAAAGTACGGTCCAAAAAATTACTGTCCCTCGAAAAGACATCAACTGGAAGAACACCGCACAGTTTTGGGGACCGCGAGGTATCGCCGTCGATGCAGTAGTCAGTCAAGATCTGGTGCTCACAGACTATTCTTATCTCGTCGTTACCCCGGATAGTGAAATTCCACAAAGCAATATCACTACCGTTGTCCCGGTTGTTGATGACGCTCTCGTCACCCCGCAAACCCCGTACGAGCTCGTTCAAGCAGCGTTGAATCCACCGGAGACTACGAACAAACCGGCCGATGCTGACAAACTTTCAGGATGGGATATCCCGGGTGTCACGTTACTAGCTGACCCAGCCCTCACCCGCCCTGCTACGTTGAAAAACGTCGAGTATCATGCGCTTCCAGCCAACGACGCCGACCTCGCCGCCCTCGTTCACGCAAATGCTACGGACCGGTTACACCAGTTCATCACGAGCGATAATGACGTCTACGTTCCAGCAGGCAACACCGACATGGCAACTCTGCGGGCGGTTCGGGCAGCCGGGATGACATCAGCAATCATTTCAGATTCACAGATCCCACAAACTGGGCCGGTAACATATACCGAACACGCACACACCACGATCGATATCGACGGCACGCCCATGACAGTCTTAACCGCAAATAGTGCATTGTCGCATGCTGTTACTGGAACCTTGGCCGACGGCGATACCAACCTTGCACTTGACCAGCTAGACCGCCGCCAAGTTTCTTTAGCAATGTCTGCAGTTTTATATCGCCAACAACCAAGTAATCAGCGCGACGTCGTCGTCGTTGCCGATCGTGCTACCGCAGCTCAAACAGACACGGAAGCAATTCGGGAAACTCTCACGTCGCTTGCGCAGGCGCCATGGAACCACGCCAGTTCCATCAATCAGATTTTACGAACGCCCGAAGAACACTACGAAGCCGAGGCATTACCTGAGACGGTAACTAACCCAGGTGAATTTGGTGCACAGCAACTCGCTGTTTTTGATAAGGCAACGGCACATGCGCGTCAAGTAAAGAGCTTGTTTGAAGAGTCTTCTGCGGTCGATCAATTATTCAAGGCGCACTCAGATGCGTTTTTTAGCACACACTGGCGGACCCATCCAGATCAGCGGGATTCTTTTGTCGCACGACTTGGAAACATCGACAAGGCTGCGCTGAAGGTTGAAACATCCTCAACTATTAATCTCATTTCGGAAAGCTCGGCGCTACCGATCCACGTCAGCAATGCCTACGATTACCCGGTAACGATTACTGTAAAACTGGATGTTCCAGATACTCGTCTTCATGCACTCAATCCAACTACCACCACCATTCCAGCTAAAGGTACTGAATCTGTGCTACTCCCGGTAGAAGCATGGGGGTCCGGTGATCTTGACGTGAAGGTTCTTTTAACCAGCGATGACGGGACTCCTGTGGGCAATCCGGCAACAGTGCCAGTGCGGGTGCGAGCCAATTGGGAAAACATGGGAACAATCGTCATTGCTGGATCGATTGGCGTTTTATTCCTCATCGGCGTTTTCAAATCGATTCGTAATGGCCGGCGGTCAAAACCTGTGGACGCTCAGGTTGCTATCCGGGCATTGCACCAACGAGCACGTACAGCTACGTCATCGCCGGATTCTGACCAGAAACTTTCGGAAGACTCAGAGTAA
- a CDS encoding NUDIX hydrolase, with the protein MSRKYPAPPPNGPRRSYSARRSPLPIVNETSAGGVIISVQEGRAYVAVIARRNRAGRLEWCLPKGHLEGIETAEQAAVREISEETGITGRVLRHLASIDYWFSGHDRRVHKVVHHFLLEALHGTLTVENDPDHEAELVEWVRIDRVTSRLAYPNERRIVGVARELLEN; encoded by the coding sequence ATGTCGCGAAAATATCCGGCTCCGCCACCAAACGGACCGCGCCGAAGCTATTCAGCGCGGCGTTCACCCCTGCCTATAGTGAACGAAACATCCGCTGGCGGAGTCATTATCTCAGTCCAAGAAGGGCGCGCGTACGTTGCTGTCATCGCTCGACGCAACCGCGCGGGCCGTCTCGAATGGTGTCTACCAAAAGGACACCTCGAAGGTATCGAAACCGCTGAACAAGCAGCCGTACGCGAAATTAGCGAAGAGACCGGAATCACCGGGCGAGTACTACGCCACCTCGCTTCAATCGACTACTGGTTCTCCGGCCATGACCGGCGAGTGCATAAAGTTGTCCACCACTTCCTACTTGAAGCACTCCACGGCACTCTCACTGTAGAAAACGATCCAGACCACGAAGCAGAACTCGTCGAATGGGTCCGAATCGACCGCGTCACCAGCCGCCTGGCCTACCCCAACGAACGCCGAATCGTTGGGGTAGCCCGCGAACTCCTGGAGAATTAA
- a CDS encoding CCA tRNA nucleotidyltransferase yields the protein MTLSDSVFNSHTTTTDTDVNQRARLLTQAHKRLSELPAAILELGSIFARNGYELAMVGGPVRDALLGMPIHDYDFTTSARPDETERLLASWGGAHWDIGREFGTIGASRDGIVVEVTTYRTEEYDADSRKPGVCYGDSLEGDVTRRDFTVNAMAVRLPSMELADTTGGLDDMVAGILRTPVTARQSFDDDPLRIMRAARFVAQLGFDVADDVRAAMTDMASRLEIVSVERIQAELHRLVISPFPRKGLELLVETGVADIVLPELANLRDTVDEHGRHKDVYTHTLTVLDQAMALETDAEGPVPAPDFILRFAALMHDIGKPVTRRYEEDGTVTFHAHDIVGARMTTKRMKALRFDKATTKAVSRLVELHLRFHGYGEQRWSDSAVRRYVTDAGDQLERLNRLTRADVTTGNKRKARWLAAGMDDLEERIELLKEREEVDAIRPDLNGQQIMELLGLQPGPEVGQAYKFLLELRMEEGPLGEEEATKRLLAWWS from the coding sequence GTGACTTTAAGCGATTCTGTATTCAATTCTCATACGACGACGACGGACACTGACGTTAATCAGCGTGCCCGGCTACTTACTCAGGCCCATAAGAGGCTGAGTGAGTTGCCTGCGGCAATTCTTGAACTAGGTTCTATTTTCGCACGTAATGGCTATGAATTGGCAATGGTAGGCGGCCCTGTTCGCGATGCGCTTCTCGGTATGCCGATTCATGATTATGATTTCACGACGTCGGCACGTCCTGATGAGACAGAGCGTTTGCTAGCTTCGTGGGGTGGGGCGCATTGGGATATTGGTCGGGAATTTGGCACGATCGGTGCTTCTCGTGACGGTATTGTGGTAGAAGTCACAACTTATCGTACGGAAGAATATGATGCAGATTCTCGCAAGCCGGGGGTGTGTTACGGCGATTCGCTCGAAGGAGATGTGACCCGTCGTGATTTCACAGTCAATGCGATGGCGGTGCGATTACCATCCATGGAGCTGGCAGACACAACCGGCGGTTTAGATGACATGGTTGCCGGCATATTGCGCACACCAGTAACAGCTCGGCAGAGTTTCGACGACGATCCATTGCGCATCATGCGAGCCGCGCGATTCGTGGCCCAGCTCGGTTTTGACGTTGCTGATGACGTGCGAGCCGCAATGACGGACATGGCATCCCGCCTCGAAATAGTTTCGGTCGAGCGAATCCAGGCAGAACTCCACCGGCTCGTCATTTCCCCATTTCCGCGTAAAGGTTTAGAGCTACTAGTCGAAACCGGTGTAGCTGACATTGTGTTGCCAGAGTTAGCGAATTTGCGGGACACAGTTGATGAACATGGCCGTCACAAGGATGTCTATACACATACGCTCACGGTTTTAGATCAGGCGATGGCACTAGAAACTGATGCCGAGGGTCCAGTTCCAGCACCGGATTTTATTTTGCGTTTCGCTGCGTTAATGCACGATATCGGCAAGCCGGTTACGCGGCGTTATGAAGAAGATGGAACGGTCACGTTCCATGCCCACGATATTGTGGGGGCGCGAATGACGACTAAACGTATGAAAGCACTGCGGTTCGATAAGGCAACGACGAAGGCGGTCTCGCGTCTCGTTGAGCTTCATTTACGTTTCCATGGCTATGGTGAACAGCGCTGGTCTGATTCTGCCGTGCGTCGGTATGTCACCGATGCTGGAGACCAGCTTGAGCGCCTGAATCGGTTGACCCGGGCAGACGTGACAACCGGAAATAAGCGCAAGGCACGATGGCTCGCAGCTGGTATGGACGATTTAGAAGAGCGCATTGAGCTTCTCAAAGAACGCGAAGAAGTCGATGCGATCCGACCAGACCTCAATGGCCAGCAGATTATGGAACTTCTTGGTCTGCAACCTGGTCCAGAGGTTGGGCAGGCATACAAGTTCTTGCTAGAACTGCGTATGGAAGAAGGTCCGTTAGGCGAAGAGGAAGCTACCAAGCGGCTGCTTGCCTGGTGGAGCTAA
- a CDS encoding MFS transporter produces the protein MYPVFRRLLTVRLISQTADGLFQAGLATLVLFNPYYAATPAEVALGFAVILLPFTFVVPFVGPLLDRWNRRRVLVIGNLVRAGIILLLAGIVASFPQTRLVFLGALIVLGINRFILAALSAGLPHTLPQRLLVIANSIVPTVGSIAAGLGALAVFVVSVVIGPWQHVTSLILAALCCVGAGFTAMTMSPNSLGPTYVRTWSIQNIVVQLSDGIRYLMRQRTPALALSAMAVHRLLYGISMMMVLFASREIGGMALFGTLLAVSFAGNALAIVVTPLAHRFMTSLVWIVVCSGLGAVAHVIWWGSFSVISAGIGCVLLGLSVQGIKIAVDTIVQRDTADAYRGRAFSIYDMLFNMAFVAAGIIAAFILPDMGWSAAVCVGCALTYGVFGFIYASVVLCSSRLHGDLAQ, from the coding sequence ATGTATCCGGTTTTCCGCCGGTTACTGACCGTTCGGTTAATCTCTCAAACAGCAGACGGCCTGTTTCAGGCAGGGTTAGCAACCCTTGTCTTATTTAATCCGTACTATGCGGCAACCCCAGCTGAAGTCGCGCTGGGGTTTGCCGTCATACTCCTTCCGTTTACTTTTGTGGTTCCGTTTGTTGGGCCGCTGCTGGATCGCTGGAATCGACGTCGAGTTCTTGTCATTGGGAATTTGGTGCGGGCTGGAATCATCTTGCTTCTGGCCGGAATAGTTGCGAGTTTTCCGCAGACTCGACTAGTTTTCCTTGGTGCTCTTATTGTGCTGGGCATTAATAGGTTTATTTTGGCTGCGCTATCTGCTGGGTTACCGCATACGTTGCCACAACGACTCCTTGTTATCGCAAACTCGATTGTCCCAACCGTCGGATCGATAGCTGCTGGACTGGGTGCACTCGCGGTTTTTGTTGTGTCAGTGGTGATTGGCCCGTGGCAACATGTGACGTCTTTAATATTGGCAGCCTTATGTTGTGTGGGTGCCGGTTTCACTGCGATGACGATGTCACCTAACTCGCTAGGGCCAACATATGTTCGAACCTGGTCGATCCAAAACATCGTAGTTCAGCTATCCGATGGTATTAGGTATTTGATGAGGCAACGGACACCGGCACTCGCCTTAAGCGCAATGGCCGTACACCGATTGCTTTACGGTATATCAATGATGATGGTGCTTTTTGCAAGCCGTGAAATTGGCGGCATGGCCCTCTTTGGCACGTTGTTGGCTGTGTCCTTTGCCGGAAATGCGCTCGCGATTGTGGTTACTCCGTTAGCTCACCGATTCATGACCTCATTGGTCTGGATCGTTGTGTGTTCAGGCCTTGGTGCTGTGGCGCATGTGATATGGTGGGGCAGTTTTTCCGTCATATCTGCGGGTATTGGATGTGTTTTATTGGGATTGAGCGTGCAGGGCATCAAGATTGCCGTTGATACAATTGTGCAACGTGATACTGCCGATGCGTATCGCGGACGAGCCTTCTCTATATATGACATGTTGTTCAATATGGCCTTCGTGGCCGCCGGCATAATCGCAGCTTTTATTCTTCCAGATATGGGCTGGTCTGCTGCGGTTTGTGTGGGTTGTGCGCTAACTTACGGTGTTTTTGGATTCATTTACGCTAGTGTGGTGCTGTGCTCATCGCGTCTCCACGGTGATTTGGCACAATAA